ATATGGTCATAGTCCTTAACatgggaaaagggaaaaagattgCTCCATGCTAACTTTCCACTGCAACATTGATGTTGCTTATTTTCTTCGGCACCGAGTAAATAATCCCTCCTTAATCTTGGTAAACTTAGTACTCATGAGATCAATTTTAGTTCCACAAGCGACGCGAATATTGAATGACTCAATTGACCTTGTTGCTGTTTTTGGAACTTTTTCACTATGCAGTTGCCACTTCTTTGTACATCTCTCAGCTTCCTCTCCTTCTCCATAGAGAATCAATTGATTCACATAGTTAAAAAACTAAAGCACTACAAAAGAACCGGAATTAATTAGCTACGAACTTCGTCACTGATCTGTCGCTAAATAGGATGCGACagattttgttgtttagctacaaaatttgtACATCACtaatttctgttttttttttttagtagtgaaaggCATATCTATGAATAAAGATGACAAACCTTTTGAAAGTCTAATTTGACATTCATAAAAAGCTCGATTTCTACTGTGTCCATTTGAGTTCCCTGGACACCCTTTAAGGCCAAATTAGCTTCACGTTTATCAGCACGAAGGAACTCCTAGAAAACCTGCATTGTCTCGTTTATAATTTCCGCCAACTTCACGATGGAGATGATATCTTTTTCCCCTTCACGATGGAGATGATATCTCATTTAAGTGTATATATGAGCTTACTAGATGAGGTgaggattttttttctttctgataACTAAGAATCCGTTGTTTCTATCTTCGTAACTCAACAGATAATGAGCATGTCACTtaacccttctccacttaaatgaGAGTTCAATTGGCTAATTCCATCATAATTTTGCTCTTTCTCTGTTGTATGTTGTTTGGTTGCAAATGTAATCCTTATAAAATCTTCAAGGTGTAATGGCTTTTATTTATGGAGCTGTTCTTATTAATGTTTGCAGAAATTTGTCTCTAGACTTATAAGCAATATTACCTAATATCTAAATGAGAACCAAACCTCAAACTAAGCCCTAGGTGTTAGGCGTGGTCTAAATCATATAATGAATGTACTTTAGGAAACCTTGGCTACAGCAATAGCCTATCCAATTTGTTCAGgattttcaaattaaatatgCTCAGTTTGCCATTATGCAGTCCAGTACACAGTTAATTAAACATTCCTATAGCTGACCCCGATAAATTTAGGATCGGGTAGTTGTTTGGTTGGTTGGCATAACCTggaaattactttttttttctttgttaataACAACTATTAGTGGAGTATGTCGTCTGCTTCTTAGGAATGATAATCACTGAGTCATTtttttattgatatagttccaTGTCCAGGACCTGACAGTTTGGTATAGTGGATGAGTCAAGTTGAGTTTCATAGTGAATTGAGGATATATTGCTGAACTTGATGGATACAATTTTATTGATTCCTTTTCTTAACCAAAAATCCTCTAaaaagattaattaattaaagcttCAGTTTTAGAGCTTTTTTTAGCTTGTCTCTGTTGGCTCACAGCTATAACGAGACATTCCAAGTTAGTCGATCTTTTGCTTATTTCTCAAATCGTCGTTCTTTGCACCTTCCAGTTGTgtagaaatcatgttttgggGATCCTTAAGAAACACTCTTGATTGAATTTAAGTTCAAATACTACATTTGAAAGTATGTTGCAAAGCTTATTTTTTAGGTGTGGCTGAATCTTCACTAAGATTATAATTCTATGTTGTACTCTAGTAAACCAAGCTGCAGGTATTGTTCTTGTTTGGTGGTGTTTGGATATTGGATTAAAAGCATTGTGTAGCATCTGCAACTCTTAAACAGAGATGTCTCATTGTTGGAAAGACATTTGTTTGTGTGCCCTTTggaaataaatatatttcttaGTATCACTTTCCTGCAGTTTGTTTGCCTCTCTACTtatgatatacatatttttgttcttttgggcactatttttccttcttaaatcTAACCTGCTCATTCTAGTCCATATCAGATGATAGCCAATACAACTATGCCTAAATAGTAGAAATTACTGCTATAGAATCATAATTGAGAGGGAAAAATCATGCAGCATTCATCCAAGTTTACGAACTTCTCTGATTTTTGTTTCCATATTAGTGGATCAATAAGGAAATAGGAGATGGGAAGAGGACGAACACATTCTTAATCTAAATAACTGCGTAGAGGATAAAACCTAAGAGAAGTAGTTTATTACCTCACTATAGCCAGTTGCTATAGAAAGGCTGATCAAAACTGAAAAACTGAAAAGTGACATCCAATTCTATATGAAAATTCACCAAAAAAGCTCTGTTTTGTATTCTCCAGTAAGCCCGGTCAGTAAGAAAATTGAATTATTGAACTTTTTAGGAGAGTTATGGTAGATCAAAGTATTATTAGCATGGACTTTAAAATTCATACAACAAATGTCTTAGTCATATATTAGTCTATAGAGCCATTATTTCTCAAGTCGTCATTCTCTGCACCTTCAAGTTGTGTAGAAATCATTTTTTGGTTACGTATGTTCTCTGTTAGaattcattattatttttatttttctattttgttcACTTATGCTAATAGAcaactcattttctttctcATGAATTCTTATAGGTGATATTATTGCACACTAATTTAAGTTTTTAATGGATAAATCTTGGATTGGAATGCCAAGGAACACACCAGAGTATGTGATTGGTTTGAATCAGTTTCTGAATTTTGCATTTAACAATGGAGCTATAGGagataaaataaaatgtccATGTCATAAATATGGTTTTCGGAAGTGGCAGACCAGAAAAATAGTGTTTAATCATTTGATTGACAAGCCGTTTCCTCAAAATTATGTCACTTGGTTTATGCACGGGGAAATGAATGTATTGCATAATTCTAGAGACATAGAGGTCGCTCAAGATGCACCACCCATGGAAAATCCTGTTGAATTGTTGATTAATGAAGCATTCGGGGGCTTAAGGCATGAGGGTGTTGATGTAGGTCCGTCACAAGTGATGGGAGAAGAAGAAATGTTACATGACATGCCTGCTTCAAATAACCAAGATTTTTTTGAGTTGCTTAGAGATGGACATCAAGAATTGTATGAAGGgtccaagtactcaaagttgaaatttttattaaagCTTTATCACATAAAGTGTTTGTCTGGATTAAGCGACAATGGAATGACTATGATACTAGATCTACTCAGAGATGCATTTAAATTTGTAAAGATTCCTGATTCTTTTTATGAGGCCAAGAAAACCATCAAGAAGTTGTGTCTTGATTATATCAAGATAGATGCTTGTCCAAATGATTGCATGTTGTACTGGGAAGATGATGTTAATGCAGAAACATGCAAGTATTGTCACACTTCTAGATGGAAGCCCGAGAATGAGAGCAATAAAGATCATGCACCTACTACAagtaagaaacaaaagaagaaaaggaaaaagccTGCAAAAATTTTGCGCTACTTTCCATTAAAACCAAGATTACAAAGATTGTTCATGTGCTCTAAGATTGCAGAGCATATGAGCTGGCATGCGGAGGATGGTAACAAAGATGGAACCATAAGACATCCTAGAGATGGTGAGGCATGGAAGAGGTTTGATACAACTTTTCCTGAATTTGCTTCTGATCCTCGAAATGTTCGACTAGGCCTAGCTAGTGATGGTTTCAATCCTTTTGGGACAATGAGTACTAATTATAGCATTTGGCCTCAGGTTTTGGTTCCATATAACCTTCTTCCTTGGTTGTGCATGAAGCAACCAAATTTCATCCTCTCAATGATCATTCGAGGTCCACGTACGGCAGGGAATAACATAGATGTATACCTACAACCCCTTATTAAGGAGTTAAATGAGTTGTGGAGTGAAGGTGTGGACACTTTTGATTCATCAAAGGATGAAATGTTTAGAATGCGAGCAGCTCTTATGTGGACAGTTAGCAATTTTCCTGGACTTGATATCTTATCTGGTTGGAACACACATACTGGTCTTGCATGCCCCTCTTGTAATTTTGACGCAAAACCTTGTCGACTTCGTCATAGTAGAAAGTGGTGTTTTATTGGCCATCATCGGTTTTTGGGAAGAAATCATAAATTTAGAATGATGAGGCCTCGTTTTGATGGGAATGTCGAGGAGAGGACCCCTCCGAAGAAGTTATCAGGGTCAGACATTTTGCAACAAGTGAAAGATATCAATGTCACATTTGGAAGACAAGCAGAATTGAATGATAAGAGGAAACAAAGTAGGAAAAGAAGTGTTGGGGAAGGtgcatgttacacctcggaaaatttctcgttagcatacagtgaatagacgagcaaggggtatgatgtatacgaggtttggacaagtaagaaatagtatttgatgatcctaattaagatttccaaagacatccgagttaaggaaagaaagttgttaagggaagctaGTCGCAAGTCGAGTGTaacggataagaattacgagtattaagttaatgatgtcataatgaccctttgaggaagagttataacgtcccttagaatggtatcgaagtaaggaacaagtgttaagaaggttccataaggatcggagatcaaacgagtcgacgaaacaactctcggaaaactgggcaaacatacggtcagacatactggccgtataaaatgtatggaccgtatgtccaaccgtagattcagtcaAAGAGAGCATACTTCCTTTGGACCAGATCTACGCCcggacatacggaccgtataaaacatacggaccgtatgttggtccgtatatcttggtcggggctgagttcattttatataagggacccttt
This Lycium ferocissimum isolate CSIRO_LF1 unplaced genomic scaffold, AGI_CSIRO_Lferr_CH_V1 ctg9833, whole genome shotgun sequence DNA region includes the following protein-coding sequences:
- the LOC132046198 gene encoding uncharacterized protein LOC132046198 codes for the protein MDKSWIGMPRNTPEYVIGLNQFLNFAFNNGAIGDKIKCPCHKYGFRKWQTRKIVFNHLIDKPFPQNYVTWFMHGEMNVLHNSRDIEVAQDAPPMENPVELLINEAFGGLRHEGVDVGPSQVMGEEEMLHDMPASNNQDFFELLRDGHQELYEGSKYSKLKFLLKLYHIKCLSGLSDNGMTMILDLLRDAFKFVKIPDSFYEAKKTIKKLCLDYIKIDACPNDCMLYWEDDVNAETCKYCHTSRWKPENESNKDHAPTTSKKQKKKRKKPAKILRYFPLKPRLQRLFMCSKIAEHMSWHAEDGNKDGTIRHPRDGEAWKRFDTTFPEFASDPRNVRLGLASDGFNPFGTMSTNYSIWPQVLVPYNLLPWLCMKQPNFILSMIIRGPRTAGNNIDVYLQPLIKELNELWSEGVDTFDSSKDEMFRMRAALMWTVSNFPGLDILSGWNTHTGLACPSCNFDAKPCRLRHSRKWCFIGHHRFLGRNHKFRMMRPRFDGNVEERTPPKKLSGSDILQQVKDINVTFGRQAELNDKRKQSRKRSVGEEKSKDHVKARRDLQDMGIRRDLWPDENDECRLGAFTIPMEKKVTFLKTLKNISFARWLFKLLGHLKSLVGNKSQPEGSIAEGYIVEEALTLYSRYFEGIESRLNRPKRVNDEPNCNEASEKSSMFPQQGKPVGGSTTEPLTLLEKTQAHRYVLLNCATVKPFVDEFRHHIRRSRAKTFGMGEVERRVSKEFPDWFPKRIMNPDIADTISDDLKFLTQGPAQDAKRFSAYNINGFKFRTLSREQGSKTQNSGVFLVSDISCVASSADRYARQADLPYYGRLEDIIELNYYGRFRVVLFKCRWPTLLETRGFKSDVWKFNCVNFSKLIHTGDREDDDPYIEAS